A genome region from Phycisphaerae bacterium includes the following:
- a CDS encoding recombinase family protein encodes SIPAAEIEKFVVDQVRAVGRDPAVVAETIRQTREQAQRRVEELQAEQAALERDLRRDNDDMRDLVGRLGRNGTATDRMADLQDRIRSAEQRATQVREELIALGRELVDEKEAARALALFDPVWESLSPREQVRVMQLLVERVDYDGEKGTVSVTFHPTGIGALVEEARRKEVAV; translated from the coding sequence AGTCCATCCCGGCGGCGGAGATTGAGAAGTTCGTGGTGGACCAGGTGCGGGCCGTGGGCCGCGACCCGGCCGTGGTGGCTGAGACCATCCGCCAAACGCGGGAGCAGGCCCAAAGGCGTGTCGAGGAACTCCAGGCCGAGCAGGCCGCGCTGGAGAGAGACCTCCGGCGGGACAACGACGACATGCGCGACCTGGTAGGCCGTCTCGGCCGCAACGGGACCGCGACCGACCGGATGGCGGACCTCCAGGACCGCATCCGCTCGGCCGAACAGCGGGCCACGCAGGTCCGCGAGGAACTCATCGCCCTCGGGCGGGAGCTGGTGGACGAGAAGGAGGCCGCCAGGGCGCTGGCGCTCTTCGACCCGGTTTGGGAAAGCCTCTCGCCCCGCGAGCAGGTTCGCGTGATGCAGCTTCTCGTCGAGCGGGTGGACTACGACGGCGAGAAGGGAACGGTCTCGGTGACGTTCCACCCGACGGGGATTGGCGCGTTGGTCGAGGAGGCCAGGCGGAAGGAGGTGGCCGTATGA